The Leptodactylus fuscus isolate aLepFus1 chromosome 3, aLepFus1.hap2, whole genome shotgun sequence genome has a segment encoding these proteins:
- the FAM98A gene encoding protein FAM98A, translating to MDCDTMENDILEALEDLGYKGSLMDEGALIQAATQGALSPEYTKLCAWIVAELKLFCKLEENVEATNSPSEAEGFQLEMSGLLTEMNCPYVSLTSGDVTKRLLDKKNCLLLLTYLISELEAARMLCVNIPAKKELDGGSDVFKELKTICMTLGMSKPPANITMFQFFSGIEKKLKETLAKVPPNHLGKPLLNKTLGPSHWEKIEGINQAITNEYDVRRKMLIKRLDVTVQSFGWSDRAKSQSEKLAKVYQPKRAALLSKSSISVAHLLAARHDLSKILRTSSGSIREKTACAINKVLMGRVPDRGGRPNEIEPPPPEMPPWQKRQDGPQQGGRGGGRGGYEQSYSGRGGYEHGGGRGGYEHGGGRGGYEHGGGRGGYEHGGGRGSYEHGGGRGGYEHGGGRGGYEHGGGRGGYEQSGGRGGRGSYDHGGSRGGRGSKVQGGWTDGGGSNTGGHYQDSGYRDSGFQTGGYQGGGGYQGGGYQGNSGGYQSSGSYQGGGGGYGGYQGSSYTGGGFQGGGYQQDNRYQDGGHQNDRGGSRGGGRGGRGGRGGRGGHGGWSGRGAQSYNQGGQFEQHFQHGGYQYNQSGFGQGRHYTS from the exons ATGGACTGTGACACCATGGAGAATGACATTCTGGAGGCCTTGGAGGATTTAGG GTACAAAGGTTCCTTGATGGATGAGGGAGCCTTGATCCAAGCTGCTACTCAAGGAGCTCTTTCTCCAGAGTATACCAAGCTGTGCGCCTGGATTGTAGCTGAGCTAAAGTTGTTCTGCAAATTAGAGGAAAATGTAGAAGCGACTAATA gCCCTTCCGAAGCAGAAGGGTTTCAGTTAGAAATGAGTGGTCTACTAACGGAGATGAACTGTCCATATGTATCTTTGACATCTGGAGATGTCACCAAGCGCCTTCTTGATAAGAAGAACTGTTTACTCTTACTAA CGTATTTAATATCAGAGCTTGAAGCTGCGAGAATGTTGTGTGTAAATATACCTGCGAAAAAAGAGCTAGATGGGGGCAGTGACGTTTTCAAGGAGCTCAAGACTATATGCATGACTCTGGGAATGTCCAAACCTCCAGCCAATATCACTATGTTCCAGTTTTTTAGTGGAATTGAGAAAAAG ttaAAGGAAACTTTAGCAAAAGTGCCACCTAACCATTTAGGAAAGCCTCTCCTAAACAAGACCTTGGGGCCATCACATTGG GAGAAAATTGAAGGAATAAATCAAGCCATAACCAACGAATATGACGTCCGGaggaaaatgttaataaaacgtCTGGATGTGACTGTTCAGTCATTTGGCTGGTCAGACAGGGCCAAG AGTCAGTCTGAAAAGTTGGCAAAGGTTTACCAGCCGAAACGTGCGGCCTTATTAAGTAAAAGCTCCATTTCTGTTGCCCACCTGTTGGCAGCTCGACATGATCTCTCAAAAATCTTGAGAACTAGCAGTGGCTCAATCCGGGAGAAAACTGCTTGTGCCATTAATAAG GTGTTAATGGGTAGAGTTCCTGATAGAGGTGGTCGACCAAATGAAATAGAGCCTCCTCCCCCAGAGATGCCTCCTTGGCAGAAGAGACAAGATGGACCCCAGCAGGGTGGTAGAGGTGGAGGACGAGGTGGTTATGAACAGTCTTACAGTGGTCGAGGAGGCTATGAACATGGCGGAGGAAGGGGTGGCTATGAACACGGTGGAGGTAGGGGTGGCTATGAACATGGCGGAGGTAGGGGTGGCTATGAACATGGCGGAGGACGGGGCAGCTATGAACATGGCGGAGGAAGAGGCGGATATGAACATGGCGGAGGAAGAGGCGGATACGAACAtggtggaggaagaggaggctatGAACAAAGCGGTGGTCGAGGAGGACGTGGTAGCTATGATCATGGTGGCAGCAGAGGTGGTAGAGGAAGCAAAGTTCAAGGAGGATGGACAGATGGAGGTGGCAGTAATACTGGTGGACACTATCAAGATAGTGGCTATAGAGATTCTGGATTTCAAACTGGGGGTTACCAAGGTGGTGGTGGATACCAAGGTGGTGGATATCAAGGAAACAGTGGTGGTTATCAAAGTTCGGGTAGCtaccaaggaggaggaggaggatatggTGGTTACCAAGGTTCTTCCTACACAGGAGGTGGATTTCAGGGTGGAGGCTATCAACAAGACAACAGATATCAAGATGGTGGCCATCAGAATGACCGAGGTGGTAGCCGGGGAGGTGGAAGAGGAGGGCGCGGTGGCCGTGGTGGAAGAGGAGGACATGGTGGTTGGAGTGGTCGGGGAGCACAGAGCTACAACCAAGGGGGTCAATTTGAGCAGCACTTTCAACATGGAGGTTATCAATATAATCAGTCTGGTTTTGGACAAGGAAGGCACTACACCAGTTGA